One Vespula pensylvanica isolate Volc-1 chromosome 3, ASM1446617v1, whole genome shotgun sequence DNA window includes the following coding sequences:
- the LOC122627756 gene encoding uncharacterized protein LOC122627756 — translation MTLNVSDKLLLCIKMTVNLEDAKKQFTDLMRNLNKKNQDQFFSFILQEWKPMETVFQCRPAIGDLRKDMEDAIIDDPIFLLNSIAYDIRKRVPFNGILSTEHIESPKKGENSDCESNITLHVDEFLYDDDDMNELIDNGKLQKYYCIDCGSRNIKPLIFISHSMSRDAIYFIFNTLLPTLKGKTILDIGSRLGAVLYGAYVYTDAIKIIGIEMNKEFCDLQCSIVNQYKMNDRIEILHKKIEDAPEVVRTSDVVVMNNPFEFYLPESIQVEMWRFLKDNLKKGTILVVRPNIEIMLKDLQTGIVINNWLRPFSHQSNNQEVSSFSSITSQDNDKYDNIVCYEIK, via the exons ATGACTTT aaacgtcagtgataaattattactGTGCATAAAGATGACAGTTAATTTAGAAGATGCGAAAAAACAATTTACCGATTTGATGcgaaatttaaacaaaaaaaatcaagaccaattcttttcttttattttgcaaGAATGGAAACCTATGGAAACTGTATTTCAATGTCGACCAG CTATAGGTGATTTAAGGAAAGATATGGAAGATGCAATTATAGATGATCCTATCttcttattaaattcaattgcATATGATATAAGGAAAAGAGTTCCCTTTAATGGAATATTATCTACAGAACATATAGAATCTCCTAAAAAAGGAGAG aactCCGATTGTGAATCTAATATAACATTGCACGTTGATGAATTTctttatgatgatgatgatatgaATGAGTTAATAGATAAtggaaaattacaaaaatattattgtatcgaTTGCGGATCACGAAATATAAAACcattaa tattCATTTCGCATTCGATGTCAAGAGATgctatatatttcatatttaataccTTATTACCAactttaaaaggaaaaacgatatTGGATATTGGATCACGATTAGGTGCAGTTTTGTATGGT gcATATGTCTATACAGATGCTATAAAAATCATTGGTAttgaaatgaataaagaattttGTGATCTTCAATGTAGCATtgtaaatcaatataaaatgaatgatagaattgaaattttacataaaaagatTGAAGATGCTCCAGAAGTGGTAAGGACAAGCGATGTTGTTGTCATGAATAAtccttttgaattttatttacctGAATCTATACAAGTAGAAATGTGGAGATTtttgaaagataatttaaagaaaggaacaatTCTTGTTGTACGTccaaatattgaaataatgttaaaagaCTTACAAACAggaattgtaataaataattggtTAAGACCTTTTTCACATCAGTCAAATAATCaagaagtttcttctttttcatctattaCTAGTCAAGACAATGACAAATACGATAACATTGTATgctatgaaattaaataa
- the LOC122627753 gene encoding uncharacterized protein LOC122627753: MLIIKKVRKTVIAGQDDHCKRYQFKLRQIKSAIDMSPPKNRSHVIFNAKRAQLERERQAQILKDNFILLQKLTAIMYRKQIKDEYQRLRWQESKCVKIH, translated from the exons ATGTTGATCATAAAGAAAGTTCGTAAAACGGTAATTGCCGGACAAGATGATCATTGTAAACGATATCAGTTTAAG ttaaGGCAAATTAAATCAGCTATCGACATGAGTCCTCCCAAAAATAGATCTCATGTTATTTTCAATGCAAAACGAGCGCAATTAGAGCGAGAAAGACAAGCACAGATTCTGAaggataattttattcttttacaaaAACTTACTGCCATTATGTATCGTAAACAAATCAAGGATGAATATCAACGATTGAGATGGCAAGAATCGAAATGTGTAAAAATACactga
- the LOC122627635 gene encoding protein big brother-like, with product MYAEKMMHAMSEHAGGAAGLGVGVLPFDAMALYEQPRPRYALKMPRVVPDQKAKFESDELFRRLSRESEVRYTGYRDRPMEERQVRFQNSCREGQVEIAFAATGTNLQLVFGNACGTYPPDRREDCDFDKEHGKVHLRSHLIMNGVCVRWRGWIDLDRLDGVGCLEYDEELAAEEDAHLRNQLEVYSRRGRDLHEKAYRSGAAQPPHLNHHHLHHHQGHHVTGTGGTGTTSAGIEPHMTHRQDPEMEVRLRAY from the exons ATGTACGCCGAAAAAATGATGCACGCAATGAGCGAGCATGCGGGTGGCGCGGCCGGTCTCGGCGTTGGTGTTCTACCCTTTGATGCAATGGCACTTTATGAGCAACCACGACCTCGTTATGCGTTAAAAATGCCACGCGTTGTGCCTGATCAGAAGGCCAAGTTTGAAAGCGACGAGCTCTTCAGAAGACTCAGCCGTGAGAGCGAG gtAAGATACACTGGGTATCGTGATAGGCCGATGGAAGAACGTCAAGTGCGCTTTCAAAATAGTTGCCGTGAAGGCCAAGTAGAGATAGCGTTCGCAGCGACCGGTACAAATCTACAACTGGTCTTTGGTAACGCTTGTGGGACTTATCCTCCTGATCGAAGAGAGGATTGTGATTTTGACAAAGAACACGGCAAG GTTCACCTAAGATCACACTTGATAATGAACGGCGTATGTGTACGATGGCGAGGATGGATCGATCTTGATAGATTAGACGGTGTTGGTTGCTTGGAATATGACGAAGAACTAGCTGCCGAGGAGGACGCTCATCTTCGCAATCAACTAGAAGTTTACAGTCGACGTGGTCGAGATTTGCACGAAAAGGCTTATAGGAGTGGAGCTGCTCAACCGCCTCATCTTAATCATCATCaccttcatcatcatcagggACATCACGTAACTGGCACCGGAGGTACAGGTACCACCAGTGCCGGAATCGAGCCTCATATGACACATCGGCAAGACCCAGAGATGGAGGTCAGACTGAGAGCGTACTGA